tttcatttgcgccatgtcggcgacctacacgctttatacatcctttgttgatcccgccaagtagcgtggctaggtgatcttctgggcggggaagctattgcaactagaaacttgggaatagttcctgcgcgttggtcgaaaccgccagccgaggaacgccgtaccaagtggaaagtggcaacgggcgacttgctaggggaatcacaaggggacagagattgGCGGTCACAGTTTGGagacacacttcgctctcctgcttcgagcttgtggacttgcggaccAAGGGCGCTCGCCCTTCATCTTTTGGCTGTCAAACCCAATTGTTATTGTTTGTGGGAAAgtgcgaaaagcctcgccattataaagatcaaacaccatcgcctggcaggtgacaccaacaacaaagttcagtcgctcgccggggttaccgccagtcggtgattgaatgatcagcacatgacccatgcctgccaccttttccgccggcgaacgatcatacacctgctccaacttatcgccaatacgaagtaatcgttctcgccgcttgtggactagtggacttgccagctcgggttgctcgtcaagtcagtggactgggtaactgaaaatgcaagtttccttttgctcacgccatgttggcgatatagtttacttctcttttctcaagccatgttggcagtgcagattctggtgtactgtaagacatatgtaaaagcatttaaaagacacccttagctctcgtacctcgagctcggtgtcttgtggactagtggactgggcgagcccctagaggggcaacgcccagcatgtatcccgccctgaggcggggccctggccttcagatgggccttgacctcggaggcccaattggcccaataggtagtacccaagctctataaataggaggtagttatcaagtgtagagGACTTTTGggggctcatttgatgaaataacactcgaaattcagcgcactctctcattctgattctctcttagcacaatccttctacctctaggtactatacctctctttaatgttcattcccagaacaaatATTAAGGTGTAACCAAAATTTTTAGATAGATTGACAACTAAATCACGTTCCTTCTCTAATCTATGGTTCAACAACCCTTGTTCATTCCTAAAAGCCCCAAAAGCTTATCAATTCATATTCCAACCACTGTTCTTGATGCATGACATAAACTATTGATACATGTAGGATAACTTTGATGATCTACTGGTCTTCTCTCACACAGGAGAAAAGAACGAAGGAGTTCTCTGTGAGTTAAATGGTTATTTCTTCGTTTGCTAATTTTAGCAATCGGTACTAATCCTTACTTTGAAAAAGGTTTCATATTTACTTCAATATTTTTATATCTACCTGCTTCTTTAGTAATATTAGTACAAAGGCTGAGAAAGGAAATGAATGTTGATCTGCAAGCTTAGTATATTCACATGCCTAAACCCTTAGTTAACATGATTTTAATTCTTCGATTATGATTTAGTTTTTGAACATTTTGGTGCAGAATGGTTTGTGCTGATCTTGCATTAGCCTTCTAGATTTTTCTTTGCAATTTCCTATCTCAATTCGACTTCTGTTTCATGAGCAAATTTCTTTTTAACTCCAATGATCGGGGTACTTGTAGAATATAGAAACAAAGATCCAAATCATGTTGATAGGCGAAAGCTCTGAAAGAGTTATATCTACCTGGTTTGAGAGATTTTGTCAAGGGCCTTTATCCTTTAGGCCATGTTTGGAGTCCAACAGGAAGCACAATTTCTCCATCAAAATGGTATTATCAAATACCAATAGTTACGTTATAATGGTTCTCTATATAGGCTTTGTTGGTATTGGTTGCTATAGCTAGAATGTGTCATGGTTCTCTACTATCTCTAGGTTAAAACTAAAGATTACAAAATTTATACTTACAAACAATAAAACATTTTCATACATGTAACTCATTATGTTTGGATGGTTGATGTGATgttgtctttttcttttatttctcaaTATCAACTGTCTCTTCCATTGAGCTTGTCTGGCATCCATGCTAATTGGTGCTCAAGTTGGAGAAATTATCAAGCAGGTAAGAAGgtgcttaagttaatttgtaaaATCATTGCATTGATTACAGATTATTGACTGATTGGAATACTGTTAAAAATAACCACAATTAAATTGGTAGTTCAAAACAAAATAGATTGATATATGTTAGATTCATTGGAAATATGAACAAAATAGATTGATATATGTTAGATTCGTTGGGACTTGGAGTGATATATGTTAGAAAaagattgatatatatatatttgagtGATATTCGTTTGGGCCCGTGCATACAACATTAAATCAGATGGATATGATAATTGATTGGGAGaatagaaatatatattattacagTATCATAATAGATTATATTTGCTAATTGTGTACAAATTTAACCAACATTAATATATGCTCTTAATCAATATATTACAACATTTACAACATCAAAggccactttcaaaaaaaatcaaagagacTCATACAAAGTAAGAAATCTGAATTTATTTTAATAGCTCAAAGCTATTTAATCATCCCTTTCACAAATATAGACACTCGTCTAAGTTTTTCTTATATTCACCATTTCTTGTATTTGATTGAAAGTGGTGGAATGCTCTACTCATGCTTAAAAACACTTTCAGGATCTACTCTGGTATTTATCTTCACCAAACTGTTGAAGTTAACCTTAAAATATGTATGAATCGAAGCACTTCTTGTAATTGATTCAAaatgggtaaatagccaagttcgtccctgaaagtgtccaccgccttcaacttagtccctaaacttcaaaaatgACGCCCGTGGTCCCTGGAAGTGGCAAATCTCCCTCATTGGTGGTCCTTCGTTAAAAAAAACTCACGTCCGTTAACGGACGTGtgacatggatttttttttttttttttttaaatcatagcTGATATGGAAATAAAAAAGTTTCCCCCCAAAACTAAAAAACGTAGGGTACGTGTCAGATCAGGATAGGCAGATATTATGGTCAAATTGGTCCTTACCACCTTCCTCCTCATATTAGCAACCTCTACACTTCTTACATTTCCAGTTGAACTAACAGAGAGAAGGAGTGACGGAGAGCGCGAGGTACGACGGTGAGCGTGAGGATAGCGGTGGTTGTTCGTCGGAGGCGTACGAGCACTCGACTTTGGCGAAGAAGAACGATCGTCTACGGTGATCATCACGAGAGGAGCAACGGTGCTCTTCATTAACGTACAAAGGTAACATTTTTTCGTTTCAATCTTGCAATATGCAGTTGAAATCTGTATAATATGCTTATGTAAACCCTAAATTTCAGATCCATAAACTTAGTTTTCAACTCTAACCGGAAGTTGTACCTGAACTTGTTATTCTGAAATGGGTTTTGTGTCTGTGttaaagtttcaatttttatgGGGTTTTCTTAACATTGGGATTTATGCATGTAGGGATTTTACTCTATTCTATATATTAGTTTCTTTGTGAGTAACCTACCATGGGTTTGAAACCCTATTTTGTGTTGCAGTTCTTGACTGTTGGATATCTTCATTTTTTTACAGATGGATGATAACAATGTCACTCTGATATTGTATCATGGTGGATTGCTAGAGTTTAGTGGTGAGAATGGCAGTGTGTCCTATGAAGGGGGTCAAATGTGTGTTTGGGAGGATTTGGATTTTGACAGAATAAACGTTAACATTGTGACGTTAATGGGCAAAGAACATGGCTATGCCGTGTTTCAGAACATATGGTGGCGTGACCCAACAGTTTCAGAGGACATTGTGTTGAATGAACTTTCCACTGATCGTGATATCATGGATATTTGTAAAGCAGCCAAGTTGAACAATGGGGAGATTGAGATTTATTTTGAGCACCCTCACCATAAGCCCTTATCTATGATTCCTCCACCCCTACCCCCACCCCCACCTGCTGATGAAGATGGTGCAGTTGTGGTGATTGTTCCTGATGAAGATGGGCTGGGTTGTGGTGTGGGAAATGTGTCTGAAGAGGGAAGTGGGATTGGTGCTGAAAATGGGAATGAGAGGGTGACTGGTGAGGGAAGTGAGATTGGTGCTGATAATGAGAATGAGAGGGTGACTGGTGAGGGAAGTGGGATTGGTAGTGTTCATGGGAATGAAAGGATGACTGGTGAGGGAAGTGGGATTGGTGGTGTTAATGGGAATGAGAGGGTGACTGGTGAGGGAAATGAGATTGGTGGTGTTCATGGGAATGAGAGGGTGGCTGTTGAGGATGTGAATGAGATAGGGAATGAAGAGGAGAATAGAAGAAGAAATGCCAAGGGGAAACAAAAGGCTTCTGAACAGTATGACTACAATGGCATGGGGAGGAGAATCAATGATCCTATCTCAGATGACAATAGTGAGACTGAGTCAGATGATGATGCATTTATCATGGCTCATGCAAAGGGAAAGGCTGCAGTAACTGGTACTGAGTCAGATAATGACAGTGACTACATACcagatgaaattgaagaggaAAATTGGTCTTTGGATGATGACAACAACTCTTATTGTAGTGAGGACCTCCATAGTCCTGTGAGTACAGATGATGAGGGCAATTCTAGGATTAAGCAAACTTTCCCACAATTTGATGAAACTGCAGGGTATGGCAATATCCATCTAGAACTTGGCATGGAGTTTGCAGATTTGCAATCATTCAAGGAAGCTGTTATAGATTACACTGTTGAGGTGGGGAGACAAATCAGGTGGTTGAAGAATGATAAGGACAGGTGTAGGGCTGAGTGCATGGGAGAGACCTGTAAGTGGAAGATCTACTGTGCATGGTCCAGGGCAAGACAAAGCTTTCAGATAAAGACCTATGTAGAAGAACATACCTGCAGCAGGTCTTTCAGAAATAAGCAAGCATCAACTAGATGGGTTGCAAAGAAACTTGAGAAGAAACTCAGGGCACAACCAAATATGACTCATGCTGAGGCTTTTGATTACACGAAGACTGAGTTTGGAGTGCACTTAAATGAGACTAAGATTTGGAGGTCAATGAAGAAAGCAAGGAAGATAGTGGAAGACAGTGAAGCAGAGCAATATGCCAAACTTTGGGATTATGCACATGAGCTTCTTTTAAGCAACCCTGGATCTACTGTGAAGATGGATACCATTCCCATTAGTGAAACAGAAAGACAATTTCAGAGGATTTACATATGTCTGGATGGATGTAAGAGGGGATTCAAAGCTGGATGTAGACCCCTCATTGGCCTTGATGGATGTTTCCTCAAAGGTTACTATGGAGGGCAGCTTCTTTCTGCAGTTGGCCAGGATGCAAACAATCACCTCTATGTGATTGCATATGCTGTAGTTAATGTGGAGAATAAGGACAATTGGAAGTGGTTTCTGGAACTACTTCATGCTGATTTGGGTGACTACCAGCAGTATGGATGGTGCTTTATTTCAGACATGCAGAAGGTAACTTTTTCTGTTAAgtatttgttatattttttgagGACTTGTTTGAAAGATTGTTTATTCATTTGAGGACTAATGTGAAATGTTTTATGTTTTCGATCAGGGTCTTATTCCTGCAATGCAGGAAGTTATGCCAGGTGTGCACCATCGATTTTGTGCAATGCACCTTTGGAGGAACTTCACAAAGCAATGGAAAGACAAAGAGATGAAGAATGTGGTGTGGGAGTGTGCTAGAGCAAGAACAATCCCTGAGTTCAATGCTAAGATGGACAAGTTGAAAGATAAAAATGTCCAAGCTTGGAACTATCTGAACAAGTGGCCTAAAGAAGCATGGACTAAGGCTTACTTCAGAGACCATCTCAAGGTTGACAATATTTGCAACAATGCATGTGAGGCCTTTAATGCAAAAATCCTCAAGTATAGGGGGAAGCCAATTCTGACTTTGCTGGAAGAAGTTAGGTGTTACATTATGAGGACAGTGGCAAATAACAAGATGAAGCTGAGGGGGCACCAAGGCATGCTTCCACCACTGCAGCAGAGTAGACTTGAGCACCAGAAAAAAGAGAGTAATGGATGGACACCAGTATGGTGTGGAGATGGTGATGGTTATGAGTATCAACTGCAAAGCTGGGAAGGAACAGTTGGTGTGCATCTCTCAAATGGGACCTGCCACTGTAGGTTTTGGCAATTAACTGGGATGCCATGTAAGCATGTGGTTGCTGCATGTGCACACAAGAATGAGCCTCCAGAAAATTATTGCCATGCTTGGCTGACTATGGGGGCATACAGAAGCACTTATGAGTTCTATGTGCACCCCACTAGAAGCCAACAATACTGGGAGCCAACTGATTATGTTAAGCCACTTCCACCTAAGGTGCCAAAGAGGAAAGCTGGAAGATcaaagaggaagaggagaagagATGCAACTGAGCAGCAAGTGGCTGGAGGATCAAGGACAAGGCTGAGAAGAATTTATCCAGACATTACATGCACAAGGTGTGGTCTGACAGGTCACAACTCAAGGGGCTGCCACCGCCAAGGTGTGTCACGTATGCCCAGGAATTGGGTTCCACCACCACCTGAGGAGACAGAGAATGGTGAACAAACTGAGAATGGTGGGCAAACTGAAAATGTTGATGCACAGCCAGGGCTGCAAACTGAAATTGATTTGTCTCAAAGTGCACCTAATGAGATTGATGTCTCCCAGCCAAGACATCCAGCACCTGAGGTAAATTATTCTCAAAATTTTACTTCTTCCTTGTACTATAATGAAATTATTAATTCTATTTAATTTCTTGTTGTAGGGAACTTCAAATGCTCCAGCTGATCCAATGCCCACTCCAGCAGCTAGAGGTGGCAGAGCAAGAAGGAGTTCAAGTAGGGGCACAAGAGGTGGTACAGGAAGAAGAGGTGGTACAGGAAGaagaggtggaagaggtgggAGAGGTGCAAATCCTGAAGTCATAAGCCAGCCAACTCCTGAAGCTCCACCTCTACAAAGCCAACCCACTCCAATACCCCATAGGCCTGCATCAGCTCATGCCCCAGCCCGTGGACCTGCCCCTATTGGATATGTTATCTGGCCCAATGCTCCCACTGGAATTGTGCATAGGCCTTCAACAACTGCCATAAGAGCTCCCACAGGAGGGTATAGACCACCCCCTATTAGAGCTCCAATGTTTAGGCCTCCACGCCAATCAAACCCAACTCCTCCCCAAGTCCAGCCAAATTTCCAAGGTAGGAGGAGTTCACCTCCACCAGGTCCAGTTCCAGTTAATCAACAGCTCAATGGAGGCCCTATGACATTCATGCAAACTCCTTCAGTTCCATGGAGGCCTTAATGAAGATGCTTAGGTTTCATTAATATATTACTTTTTGATATCCCCATCCTTATATGATGGTGGAAAGTTGTACTTTTTTTAATCATGTCTCAAACGTGTGGTTTAACTTTGATAATGCTCTTTGGTATCCCCATCCTTAGTATGATGGTGGAAAGTTGTTATTTCCTGGGATCCTGTCTGAAACTTGTTAGCTACTTATTATGGTTATGTGGCCAGTTAAGTTATCTTGCATGAAAGGCCTAGTAGCCCTTTTGTTTATGTTATAAACAAGTTGTCTTGTTATGTTATAAACAAGTTGTTTATGTATGTTGAGCAGGTTGTTTATGTATATTGCAAAATTTCTGTTATAAGTAGGTTGTTTATGTATGTTGAGCAGGTTCTTTATGTATGTTGCAAAATTTCTGTTATAAGCAGGTTGTTTATGTATGTTGAGAAATTAAAATTCATTGGTATACTGTGATAGAAATTTAAATTCATTGATAGAGTTCAATAGACTAATACAGAAAAACAATACATGATTACAAACTGCTTCCCTCCCCCCTCTCCCCTAGGTTCACTCATTCTACACAAACAGTttcaaaaacacaaaaaaaaacacagcaAATCCCATGAATATCACACATGATTTCATGAAGTGAATTTGTTGCATATGAGTGTCATTGTTCTTCAGCATAATTCCCTTCATGATCCTAATCTCTTCAACCAAAAACTCATTCTTCTTCTGCAtaatctccttcatcatcactaCCTCCTGCAAGAAGGTCTGATTCTGCAACAAAATTTCCTTCAACAGCCTCACTTCTTCATCATTGTTGTTAGGGTTCTGCCCATTTGAAACcacttcaccttcttcttcaacccaacgaaaaaaattacaattggaCACATGACCCTGCAAACAAACACAACAAAGTTACAAAATGAGGCTTCCAGGTCCATATTCAAGAACAAACTTTGGAAACAAGAGTTACTAACCTTAGGTAAATAGCAACTATAGAAAGCTTTTCCTGGGTTCAAATCAGTCCTCGAGACCCTAACCACAGCCTCTTGACCACATTTGCAGTGAGGAACAACAGCATGCACACGAGAGCTTGAAGAAGCACTGTAATTTCTGCAATTGTTCGGTTGAATCCGCGACTTGGAGCTCCCACTCATTGTGTGTTCAATTGCGACAGAGAGGGAAGGAGAATTCAGATGAAATGACGAAGGAAGCTTGGAAGGTTAGGGTTATGCGAATTAGGGGAATTTGAGATTTTAGGGTTCATCATCATATAAAGGGCTGgaaggactaaattgaaaccTACACAAACATCCACAACGTTAACATTCCACATCAgctatgatttaaaaaaaaaaagaaaatccatgTCACACGTCCGTTAACGGACGTGAGTTTTTTTTAACGAAGGACCACCAATGAGGGAGATTTGTCACTTCCAGGGACCACGAGCGTcatttttgaagtttagggactaagttgaaggcggtggacactttcagggacgaacttggctatttacccgatTCAAAATCAAGATGTCATTATTTCACATATGCTCCCCTTGGAAAGTTAGACACATAAGGAGTCATGCAGTTTGGAACATTGTTCTTGTCACCATCTTGCCATAAAGAGGTGAAGTGAATGTCCTTCCTATGCATATACTTATCATGCATGAAACATGTATCTTTAAAACTGTAAAATTTTAAGGCTCTGCATTATCTTCAAAAATCTGAATCACAAAGTGCACTAACGCTAGACAAAAAGAAAGAATGTGATCAATAAACCAAAAACACACATGTCACATTTTAGATTCATATGAATGCAGGACAAtgcagaaaaaagaaacaaaaccttCTATCAACTATAGAACACATGGTATGAagtgaaaaatatttaaaaaatgagaGGCCACAAACACAAACCATACACCTTTCTCGCAATCATCCCATGACCTGCAACATGGACATCACAAGCTTTGTAATgtttaaaacatattttttttttcgaaagcaaaagaTAACTTGATAATATAGAAACGAGCAACAAAAGAGCAACCATCTCAAGAAAGAGTATGATTGCTCGCCCTCACCAAAAAATCACTATACACCACCCACAACAAAAGCCCAAGCTCCCTATACAACAAAATACCCGCCAAAACAAAACTCctaaaagctcaaaacagcaACAACCTCTTATCCCTCAAAACCCCAAAGAACCACCCACCCATCACAAGAACCGCACCAAACAAACAAGCAATCACCTACCAAGAAAGCTAGCTCTATGATGCTTAAAGTTTTGTTTCTCCGTGCAACTGCCAGTGATGCATAATCTTCCTTTTATAGTCCTTAAAGTTTTGTTGTGTGTGCACGACCATGCATGTTTTGACAACCTTCATAGAATATTTCAATTCTATATAAAAGAATTGAACACAAATGAACAACAAAAATTGCATGCAAATCTAATAGCAAAAAAAAAGCACAAAATTTGTTTCTAGTGAAAGTTATGATCAAGAACTATAGGTTATTGAATGTTTCCATTGTACCTTGACATGGAGGCAACCAAGGGTCATCAGCACAATGCCAATATTCTATACCGCAACATTGAA
This portion of the Lotus japonicus ecotype B-129 chromosome 3, LjGifu_v1.2 genome encodes:
- the LOC130743747 gene encoding uncharacterized protein At4g04775-like, with the protein product MSGSSKSRIQPNNCRNYSASSSSRVHAVVPHCKCGQEAVVRVSRTDLNPGKAFYSCYLPKGHVSNCNFFRWVEEEGEVVSNGQNPNNNDEEVRLLKEILLQNQTFLQEVVMMKEIMQKKNEFLVEEIRIMKGIMLKNNDTHMQQIHFMKSCVIFMGFAVFFFVFLKLFV